The DNA region TTAATATCTTCTTACCTGGTAGATTGGGCAGGTCCTCTCATAGTTGTGGACATGCCCATAGAATGCAAtgtccactttatatttctgccaGAGCTTTTGAAGGCTTTCCCTTCCCATGGGCTCTTCGAACGAGCCCTCTGCAGCATAGAAAGATCCAGAGGAATAACCGAGCACACGATGAGCTGCAAATATCAACCATGGCTGCTTCTGCCTATCTACCGAGGCAAGGCAGTGTTCGATAAATTCATATTGTTCAGAGCCTTCTCTCCAATCATGCTCAGTGTCTGCTATGCAGAAGCGGAACATGCCATAGTCCGTAGAATACCTGAAATGAACTGCAAGTCACACTTTGATTTGTATGAGGCCTTTTTAATCTAAATTGATTGGTGTCATTGTGCTTTAGGTGGGTGATCCATTCCGCATTCAGGGATCATTCTGTTTTTTAATCAATTCTCTTTTTAACTGAACTTCCTGCTTACATTTCCATCAGGCAAAAAAAACCCTGCTTAAAGGGTTTAGGACAtgaaataaaaatctaaaacacATAAAGTCTTGACAAATAATTACCAGATTTCATGCTATACTTCGTCAGCATAGCATTATCAGAAAAATAATGGTTCTCTTAATGATAATCTCTACATCAATTGGTGAAGAATTTGACATAGACTCTTAAATcttcctttgtttttctttttcctttttggttCCCAGTGAGGAAGATGTAGAATCATAGGGGCTATTTGGATATTCCTATAGGATTGATTAAAAATCAGGCCTATTGGCACATCTAGCTTGCATCGTCTAAGTGCCTGCCCAAATCCCAACCTTTGGGCTGCAGGAAGAGAAAAAGATTCATAGAggtctttttttcttcccacAGAATTTGGGCCGGAAGATGTTTGGTCGATAGAGCCATGCTTAAATAAGCGGCCTAATCCACGAATCCAGCAGGAAATTCAGCCCAATCCAAATGGATCACCTAAAGAGGCCCTTAGAGCTGATCCCTATTCTCTTATTCATCCCTCCATCTATAAATTTCTAAAATGACTAAAACTGGTCCTTGTAGGCCACAGAGCTGGGGACAAAAATGATAGCTGGAATGAGAATAGAAGGCAAGAACAGTAACTTAAAAAATAGAATGGACCAGGGTAAGGGGAGTGGTAGCttaatttcatttttgaaaGGAGTCCAATGATAGATTTAAAAATCCTTCTGATAAAAGTGGGAAGAGAGAAGGCATTCTTCTTACCAAAACTTAGCTCTGTTCTCAGCTGGCACAAAGAACATGGTTTCAGCCAATACACCACATTCCCCTCCTGAATCATCAGTGTCATAGAAGGATCCTGTCCCAGGCCAGTCACGTTCATGATTGCCACTGCGTcgaacaaaataaaattctcaATGGATATCATCATCAGGACAAACACCCAACTTGTGGTGATCAACTTCATAGTTTTAAACATCATCTCAAGGACTAACAAACCTTGCAATCATATACGGCACCCTTGAAGCAATTGGCTCAACTTGTGATGTAAATTGATCCCACTGGGATATATATCCATTAGCATATACAATATCTCCTATATGGAAAACAATGTCAATGTTGTCCAAATCTTTAACAATTGTATCTGTGGTATTCAGCGAACCAGGCTGATAGTTGCTATATTCATTAGAGCCATCCCGTTCTGCCTGTCATTAAAACCAATTGGGATGTAAAAATATTTTGCCAAAATGATTGAAGCCAAATAGGTCAAACAAATCTACCTTGATCTGTTCTATAATCAATTGTTCATGAAATTTCTTTTAGACCAGAGAAGATAAAGAATTGCACCTTTCCCATGTCACCAAAAATTATGACTTGCTGTACTGAATTTTGTCCTGGATAAGGAGATGCTTGGAAAGAATAAGACTTGCTCCAAACATATGATCCATTGAATAACTGATGACCAAGCTTGTATTTGTACCTGAAACAGCATCACAATCCTAAGAAATATGTTTGACAGATATCAACCTCAATGTCACAAAATAAttagttttcaaattttataCTCTGCATTTGGCCATAAGTCCTTCAAGAAACTTGTGTGTATAAATCCCGGATCTCTCCATCCAACAGTATGTGCTGGTGCACCTGCAAAAGATAACAAGACCAATTTTACCACACAGCTATCACAGTAAACATTTTCCCCCACACTAGTGCAGAAGAAATGTCTTATTTTCCATGGATATGggagaaaaatacttcagtctTTATTAGTTTAAAGCATTTAATATATGTGAGAATGCTATCATAATAGAATTAATGAAAATTTGTTCCCATATATGAAACTTAGATGAATCTATGATGGTAAAATGTTGCCAAGCCTTATTTTGCTGAGGATGTCAAGATTCTTCATACAGTATGCATCCCATCAGtaacaaatattcaatcaaagaTTTCCACTCTTCGCGGTAAATGACACCAAACTGCTAAATAATGATAAAGGATCAAAACATCATACCACACATGCTTCGGCGGTTGAATGTCAGTGTCCCAGCTGGTGATCGCATTAAAGGTGCCCCCTTTGGTCCCCATTCAACAAAAGGAAGTGCCTCATTTATGTCATATCCACTTGTCCATGTCACAGTCATCTGTAGAGAAACTCATAGAAACCATCTCTAAAAATGCTGAGTTTATAAAAACTGTAGGCCTTTTCGAAGTAGCATACTA from Phoenix dactylifera cultivar Barhee BC4 unplaced genomic scaffold, palm_55x_up_171113_PBpolish2nd_filt_p 000601F, whole genome shotgun sequence includes:
- the LOC103716165 gene encoding nucleotide pyrophosphatase/phosphodiesterase-like encodes the protein MKSILRRLLLLFLVVSPVLVGYAAAGGGDGRRHVSGVQPLSKIAIHRASLALDEAAYVRASPELLGLQGEDIEWIKVELRSPNPTPDDWIGVFSPAKFNASSCPAESGNKKEEDPLICSAPIKYQFANYSNPSYMKTGKGSLRFRLINQRADFSFALFTGGLTNPKLVAVSNAISFANPKAPVYPRLAHGKSWNEMTVTWTSGYDINEALPFVEWGPKGAPLMRSPAGTLTFNRRSMCGAPAHTVGWRDPGFIHTSFLKDLWPNAEYKYKLGHQLFNGSYVWSKSYSFQASPYPGQNSVQQVIIFGDMGKAERDGSNEYSNYQPGSLNTTDTIVKDLDNIDIVFHIGDIVYANGYISQWDQFTSQVEPIASRVPYMIASGNHERDWPGTGSFYDTDDSGGECGVLAETMFFVPAENRAKFWYSTDYGMFRFCIADTEHDWREGSEQYEFIEHCLASVDRQKQPWLIFAAHRVLGYSSGSFYAAEGSFEEPMGRESLQKLWQKYKVDIAFYGHVHNYERTCPIYQNQCVNEEKSYYSGTVNGTIHVVVGGGGSHLSDFATIVPKWSLYRDYDYGFVKMTAFNHSSLLFEYKRSSDGKVYDFFTISRDYKDVLTCVHDSCSPKTLAS